Genomic DNA from Gimesia aquarii:
GAACAGACTTCCAAAATTCCTTGTTTGATTCGCGTAAAGGTAAATGGGATCCGACGATCGACTGTCAGGGTCTCTGGTAACCTCGAAGCGAACCAGATTAATGTCAGAATTCCACAAGATAACAATGCAGCAAAGATAGCCCGCCAGTGCGCCACAAATAAAATTCCTTGTCCCAAAGCCGGTGCAATCGCAGGCACAAAAATAAAAATCGTCATCACAAACGAGAGCACCCGAGCCATTGCAGGGCCTTCATATTGGTCGCGGACAATTGCCACAATCACACATCTTGGTGCTGCCAGCCCCAGCCCCTGTAGAAACCGTCCACTGAGCATGACGATGAGATCTGTTGAAAACAGAGAGCACAAACATCCTGTCAGAAACAGACTGAAGCCCAAATAAATTGCTGGCTTGCGACCCGTTGTATCCGAAAGTGGCCCATAAATTCCCTGCCCAAACGCCAATCCCAAAAACAAAATTGTGACAATCAATTGGCTATCATTGACTTTCTTTGCACCCAGGTCCTGGCCAATTTCGGTTAATGCAGGCAGCATCGCATCAATTGACAACGCTACCAAGGACTGCATCAGTGCCATCATTGCCACAAATTCGCCAAATGGTAATGCCTTTGTTTTAAGTTTGTTGTTCAAGAAAAATGATTCTCTGAAAAAGGCTCACATATGTCAAAACACATGCACGGCGCATGCTGTTGAATCATACAGGCTCTCTCTAAAAACGAAAGACACTCAAGTTCTTTAAAGGTTCCTCTTGCTCAATTAATGGCGAAACCTTATCTTTCGCGTTGACAAGCTGTTCTATCATCAACCACGAATTAAAGAGAGATCAAATGCAAAGTGCAGAAGGTTGGCGTTCGATATTGGAGAATTGGCCGGAAAGTATTCCCAAACAGGGAATCGTTGTGACTACGTTCCAAGAATCGATTCCTTTTCAGAATTTTTTACTTTCAAGTGGAATTGTGTTATTGGAACGCGATAAACCAGACTCCTTGGGCGCAAGAAAAGTCATGCTTTCATACGAAGCGATCAGCGCGATCAAGCTCGCGGACACATTGGAACTAGCACGCTATCAGGTAATGGGCTTTCAACCTGCCATGTAATTCACTGGCAGTGGAGCTAAGTGACTGACATCCATCGAGAAAGTACGATTGTAGGAATCAGCAAAGCAGCCGTGAGAATTGCGTACTGCGGATTGGTAGTCCAGACAAAAACGATAATCGCGTTCAACATCACGTAGGAATAGAGCATTGTCTTCACAGCGATTTGAACATTTTGAGGAACCGGATTCAATATTGCCTGTATCAGACGGCGATTGATTGTCAACACAACCACTCCCAGCGCTGTCAGCAACATCGTCAAATTAAGTTCACGTGGCCAGGGATAAGTTGCAATCATCCACACCAGTGCTGCCAGCCCCGCATTGATAACCAGAGTACCACCGAGCAAGTGCCCGCGATGACTGTTTTTTGCTTCCATTCGTGCAAACCAGGTAAGGCCGACAACATACATTCCTAAAATGGCGGCGATTCGTAACTGGGGTTTGACCCAAAGATTAATCTCGCGCGCAACAGCGCTGGCGCCTAACATGACATTTAGAAATCGACAAAGTCCCATCGCAAGTGGGCCGAGAATTGTTCTTTTCAATATGCTATCGTAACTCAGTATAGCGACAACCAACAGGCTGGCAACAATCAGGCTCTGTTTCCCTACCGCCTGTGCAGCCCCGACCCCCGCCAACATCAGCAACCCTCCCAGAACTGCCGCGTGCTGTGTCGAAATTCGTCCGGAAGGGATAGGGCGTGAAGGTCGTTCTTCTGCATCGACCTTACGATCGAACACATCATTAAACACCATACCAGACAGATACAAGCTGGTTGAAGCGACAATCAACAAGGCGAATTGAATGGGAAGCTCAAATGAGTTGTGTGTCAGTAGGTAGCCAAGAAGAATATCTGACATCGCTGTAAATACAG
This window encodes:
- a CDS encoding UbiA family prenyltransferase → MKKWLAYFQLMRLPAVFTAMSDILLGYLLTHNSFELPIQFALLIVASTSLYLSGMVFNDVFDRKVDAEERPSRPIPSGRISTQHAAVLGGLLMLAGVGAAQAVGKQSLIVASLLVVAILSYDSILKRTILGPLAMGLCRFLNVMLGASAVAREINLWVKPQLRIAAILGMYVVGLTWFARMEAKNSHRGHLLGGTLVINAGLAALVWMIATYPWPRELNLTMLLTALGVVVLTINRRLIQAILNPVPQNVQIAVKTMLYSYVMLNAIIVFVWTTNPQYAILTAALLIPTIVLSRWMSVT
- a CDS encoding multidrug effflux MFS transporter; amino-acid sequence: MMALMQSLVALSIDAMLPALTEIGQDLGAKKVNDSQLIVTILFLGLAFGQGIYGPLSDTTGRKPAIYLGFSLFLTGCLCSLFSTDLIVMLSGRFLQGLGLAAPRCVIVAIVRDQYEGPAMARVLSFVMTIFIFVPAIAPALGQGILFVAHWRAIFAALLSCGILTLIWFASRLPETLTVDRRIPFTFTRIKQGILEVCSHRVSLGYTISLGLISSAFLGYLSSAQLIFQKQYQLGTMFPLYFAILALCIGSASFLNGRLVMRFGMQNLSRWSKRFSTTISLIFFLYVISMAGHPPLWSLMLYMMIILFCFGIMYGNLNAMAMEPLGHIAGMGAAVTGAISTLISVPCGILIGHSYNGTVIPVISGFAISGVLIVCVMHWVESTTHS